One genomic region from Paludisphaera rhizosphaerae encodes:
- a CDS encoding TolC family protein, translating into MVAHARTAIVLIAALLCHAGRPPRAGAQTPIPIPRPSTVDEVDRVPEVFPRDGMGVGRAPGVVDAITTPSSPATLLAPDVRPIDLNTALRLAGAQNPQLLIARQRVVEATALRQLAAAQFLPSLNLGGNYDLHTGNLQQSNGNILSVNRSAMYVGAGSGAVAAGTVSIPGLVLEGNAAVAVYGYLAARQFQAARGFEAWAVRNQAFLQTTLAYSELLRAEGRRSIALQVRDEAKRVAELTASYANAGQGRAADAHRALTELQAREYDIQQAEEAVLVASAQLCFVLNIDPSVRLHPTDAFVVPHPIVPDPTPVAELIALGLLQRPELKEWRASIQEALMVLDGARALPFSPTVLIGYSAGGFGGGSNLVRPVVGGFGGRQDLDVVGFWTLQNLGVGNASLINVAKARLGVAKYREIFVLDQVRAEVAEAYAKTHARYARIETSERAVESGIKGFAEDLLRIENTVAPAIETVDSLRLLARARNAYLDAIIDYDRAQFELYVALGQPPADTLARPAPVDGVGPTNRGNLGAAAQPPAEAAPAGR; encoded by the coding sequence ATGGTCGCTCACGCACGGACCGCGATCGTCTTGATCGCGGCGTTGCTCTGCCACGCCGGACGGCCTCCACGGGCCGGGGCGCAGACGCCCATCCCTATTCCTAGACCTTCGACCGTCGATGAAGTCGACCGAGTTCCAGAGGTCTTCCCTCGCGACGGGATGGGGGTCGGACGGGCCCCAGGCGTCGTCGACGCGATCACGACGCCGTCCTCGCCAGCGACTCTCCTGGCTCCCGACGTCCGTCCGATCGACCTGAACACGGCGCTGCGTCTGGCAGGGGCCCAGAATCCCCAGCTTCTGATCGCGCGGCAACGGGTCGTGGAGGCGACGGCTCTAAGGCAACTTGCCGCGGCCCAGTTCCTTCCCTCGCTCAACCTCGGCGGCAACTACGACTTACACACAGGCAATTTGCAGCAGTCCAACGGCAACATCCTGTCGGTGAACCGGTCAGCGATGTACGTGGGGGCGGGAAGCGGGGCGGTGGCGGCGGGGACCGTGAGCATCCCGGGACTCGTTCTGGAGGGGAACGCCGCGGTCGCCGTTTACGGGTATCTGGCGGCGCGTCAGTTCCAGGCCGCCCGGGGGTTCGAGGCCTGGGCGGTTCGCAATCAGGCGTTTCTGCAGACGACGCTGGCCTATTCGGAACTGTTGCGAGCGGAGGGCCGTCGGTCCATCGCGCTGCAGGTCCGCGACGAGGCGAAGCGCGTCGCTGAGTTGACCGCATCCTACGCGAACGCCGGCCAGGGCCGCGCCGCAGACGCTCACCGGGCCCTGACCGAATTGCAGGCCCGCGAGTACGATATCCAGCAGGCCGAGGAGGCGGTGCTCGTGGCCTCGGCGCAGCTCTGCTTCGTGCTGAACATCGACCCTTCGGTGCGCCTCCACCCGACCGACGCCTTCGTCGTTCCGCACCCGATCGTCCCCGACCCAACGCCTGTCGCTGAGCTGATCGCTCTGGGGCTGCTCCAGCGGCCGGAATTGAAAGAGTGGCGGGCGTCGATCCAGGAGGCCCTGATGGTTCTGGACGGTGCTCGGGCGTTGCCGTTCTCGCCGACCGTCTTGATCGGCTATAGCGCGGGCGGTTTCGGCGGTGGCAGCAATCTCGTGCGTCCGGTCGTCGGCGGATTCGGAGGTCGTCAGGACCTGGACGTCGTCGGCTTCTGGACTCTTCAGAATCTAGGGGTTGGAAACGCGTCCTTGATCAACGTGGCCAAGGCCAGGCTGGGGGTCGCGAAGTATCGGGAAATCTTCGTCCTCGACCAGGTCCGCGCCGAGGTGGCCGAGGCCTACGCCAAAACTCACGCGCGTTACGCCCGCATCGAGACGTCCGAGCGAGCCGTCGAGAGCGGAATCAAAGGATTCGCCGAGGACCTGCTGCGGATCGAGAACACGGTGGCTCCGGCCATCGAGACCGTCGACAGCCTGCGGCTGCTGGCCCGGGCTCGTAACGCCTATCTGGACGCAATCATCGATTACGACCGGGCGCAGTTCGAACTGTACGTCGCCCTGGGTCAGCCTCCGGCCGATACCCTGGCCCGTCCCGCCCCGGTGGACGGCGTCGGACCGACCAATCGCGGAAACCTCGGCGCTGCGGCACAGCCTCCAGCCGAAGCCGCTCCGGCTGGACGATGA
- a CDS encoding vWA domain-containing protein, protein MVTFGLVETAMLGAAMLVAMAEILHARRVRRIATLAFGPTGRPSPWARFAPLIRIAAVSALTWGLGTLLVLPPKMHAAEALPDSQRRHVVVVLDVSPSMRLRDAGPNADQSRMQRAAGVMESMLQRIPVEMYLLSVVACYNGSKPVVVDTKDLEVVRNIFGDLPLQYAFPAGQTDLFSGLEEAVKIAQPWQPRSTLLVMFSDGDTVPATGMPKLPASIADVLIIGVGDPRTGSFIDGRMSRQDSGTLRQIATRLGGTYHDGNQKHVGSTLLSTLTVIPRKSAFEQLTRREYALIACTIGGLALAFLPMLLHYYGTRWRPGVPLARIRERLAEPRRPISKYRELEEIATFKK, encoded by the coding sequence ATGGTGACCTTCGGCCTGGTCGAAACGGCGATGCTGGGCGCGGCGATGCTCGTTGCGATGGCCGAGATCCTCCACGCGCGCCGGGTTCGTCGGATCGCCACGCTCGCCTTCGGCCCGACTGGTCGCCCGTCCCCCTGGGCGCGGTTCGCCCCGCTGATCCGGATCGCCGCCGTCTCAGCGCTGACGTGGGGGCTGGGAACGCTGTTGGTCCTGCCGCCGAAGATGCATGCGGCCGAAGCTCTTCCCGACTCCCAGCGCCGGCACGTCGTCGTGGTGCTGGACGTTTCCCCCAGCATGCGGCTGCGGGACGCCGGCCCCAACGCCGACCAGAGTCGAATGCAGCGGGCGGCGGGGGTGATGGAGTCCATGCTCCAGCGGATCCCCGTCGAGATGTACCTCCTTTCGGTCGTGGCCTGCTACAACGGGTCGAAGCCCGTGGTGGTCGACACGAAAGACCTGGAGGTCGTGCGCAACATTTTCGGCGACCTTCCGCTCCAGTACGCGTTCCCGGCCGGCCAGACCGACCTCTTCTCCGGACTCGAGGAGGCCGTCAAGATCGCCCAGCCGTGGCAGCCCAGGAGCACCCTGCTGGTCATGTTCTCCGACGGCGACACCGTTCCCGCCACGGGGATGCCCAAGCTGCCGGCGTCAATCGCCGACGTCCTGATCATCGGCGTGGGCGACCCGCGCACGGGATCGTTCATCGACGGCCGGATGTCGCGTCAGGATTCCGGCACGCTCCGGCAGATCGCGACTCGCCTGGGGGGGACGTACCACGACGGCAATCAGAAGCATGTCGGTTCGACGCTCCTCTCGACGCTGACCGTGATTCCTCGGAAGTCGGCGTTTGAGCAGCTCACGCGCCGCGAGTACGCCCTGATCGCCTGCACGATCGGTGGCCTGGCGTTGGCCTTCTTGCCGATGCTGTTGCACTATTACGGGACTCGCTGGCGGCCAGGCGTGCCGCTCGCCAGGATCCGCGAGCGGCTGGCCGAGCCCCGAAGGCCGATTTCGAAATACCGAGAATTGGAAGAAATCGCTACATTCAAGAAGTGA
- a CDS encoding vWA domain-containing protein, with amino-acid sequence MSFAYPFVLLLLVVPLALLVWTWKRSDGRVALPFDHGRPNAARGWAFLIGLAESLPALVLAAVIVILAGPQQLSAPRSRRALTNIEFCVDVSGSMTAPFGEGSRYDASMKAIDEFLDIRKGDAFGLTFFGNNVLHWTPLTSDASAIRCAPPFMKPENVPPWMGGTMIGQALMACKNVLVERPEGDRMIILVTDGDSFDLSNGNDETIAQDLKRNNIAVFEIHISEGDPPAEIINITSITGGEVFPVGDPGSLESVFKRIDSMQATRLEKTAPEVLDDFRPVCLAGLSLLGLTGLTLFGLRYNPW; translated from the coding sequence GTGAGCTTCGCCTACCCGTTCGTCCTGCTGCTGCTGGTCGTGCCGTTGGCTCTCCTGGTGTGGACCTGGAAGCGATCGGACGGACGAGTGGCCCTGCCGTTCGACCACGGTCGGCCCAACGCCGCACGGGGATGGGCGTTCCTGATCGGCCTGGCGGAATCGCTGCCGGCGCTCGTCCTGGCCGCGGTGATCGTCATCCTGGCGGGGCCGCAGCAACTCAGCGCGCCTCGGAGCCGCCGGGCGCTGACGAACATCGAGTTCTGCGTCGACGTTTCCGGCAGCATGACCGCCCCGTTCGGCGAGGGAAGTCGTTACGACGCCTCGATGAAGGCGATCGACGAATTCCTGGACATCCGCAAGGGCGACGCCTTCGGCCTGACCTTCTTCGGCAACAACGTTCTCCACTGGACGCCCCTGACCAGCGACGCCTCGGCCATTCGGTGCGCTCCGCCGTTCATGAAGCCGGAAAACGTCCCACCCTGGATGGGGGGGACGATGATCGGTCAGGCCCTGATGGCCTGCAAAAACGTCCTAGTCGAGCGGCCTGAGGGGGACCGAATGATCATCCTGGTCACCGACGGCGACAGCTTCGACCTCTCCAACGGCAACGACGAGACGATCGCCCAGGACCTCAAGCGGAACAACATCGCCGTCTTCGAGATCCACATCTCCGAGGGCGATCCGCCCGCCGAGATCATCAACATCACGAGTATCACCGGCGGTGAGGTTTTCCCGGTCGGCGACCCCGGCTCGCTCGAGTCCGTCTTCAAGCGGATCGACTCGATGCAGGCGACCCGGCTGGAGAAGACGGCTCCGGAGGTGCTGGACGATTTCCGGCCCGTCTGCCTGGCCGGGCTTTCGCTTCTGGGACTCACGGGCCTCACGCTTTTCGGGCTGAGGTACAACCCATGGTGA
- a CDS encoding DUF58 domain-containing protein has translation MESRIESHDVLDSRQFLIAVKRLADSLSYGADRSPFLGSGVDYVQSRPYQYGDPIKLIDWRVTARTRRVHVKEYEAPKRMPAYLLIDTSASMTVGSHHPTKYETALFIAGGLALACLERISPVGVLGVGGRNLHVTPTMSKDQVMQWLHKLRSYRRDEPTSLGSRLAELTPSLTHRVLVIVLSDLHDPKAVPSLRRLAQQHDLAVLQLRDPAEESLRGVGFVRGREAETGAPVLVRRRARWLDQQAVEEGFKKRGIDHLLIDVDKPYVSRLRQFFRMRDLLGRGAR, from the coding sequence GTGGAAAGCCGGATCGAAAGCCACGACGTCCTGGACTCGCGGCAATTCCTGATCGCCGTGAAACGGCTCGCCGACAGCCTGAGCTACGGCGCGGATCGTTCCCCCTTTCTGGGATCGGGGGTCGACTACGTCCAGTCGCGGCCCTACCAGTACGGCGACCCGATCAAACTGATCGACTGGCGGGTCACCGCCCGGACGCGGAGGGTCCATGTCAAGGAGTACGAGGCTCCCAAGCGGATGCCCGCCTACCTCCTGATCGACACCTCAGCTTCGATGACCGTGGGCTCGCACCATCCGACCAAGTATGAGACGGCCCTCTTCATCGCGGGGGGCCTGGCTCTCGCCTGCCTGGAGCGTATCAGCCCGGTCGGTGTCCTCGGAGTCGGCGGGCGCAATTTGCACGTCACGCCGACAATGTCGAAGGACCAGGTCATGCAGTGGCTGCACAAGCTGCGGAGCTACCGCCGCGACGAGCCCACTTCGCTGGGTTCTCGGCTGGCCGAACTGACGCCCAGCCTGACGCACCGGGTGCTCGTGATCGTCCTCAGCGACCTTCACGACCCCAAGGCCGTCCCCTCGCTCCGCCGGCTCGCTCAGCAGCACGACCTCGCCGTCCTGCAGTTGCGAGACCCGGCCGAGGAGAGCCTGCGAGGCGTCGGCTTCGTCCGAGGCCGCGAGGCTGAGACCGGGGCTCCCGTGCTCGTTCGACGCAGGGCCCGGTGGCTCGACCAGCAGGCTGTTGAGGAGGGATTCAAGAAGCGGGGGATCGATCACCTGCTGATCGACGTCGACAAGCCCTACGTCTCCCGGCTCCGCCAGTTCTTCCGGATGCGGGACCTCCTGGGACGGGGGGCCCGATGA
- a CDS encoding AAA family ATPase has product MNPEAPAPSEQGDDASIDSECLNFIRDVRQRVGTVVVGQDVVVERLLISLFTGGHLLLQGVPGLAKTLLVSTLSRTIDLHFARIQFTVDLLPSDIVGSEILDQRTNDFRIHKGPIFTNLLLADEINRAAPKVQSALLEAMQERKVTIGNETFRLPTPFLVIATQNPIEQSGTFELPEAQLDRFMLCHRLDYPTPEEEKEVLKRNIALGVRREDRGAVARTEFDVLDGGPVATTEALVRVMEAVHKVYVSDTFTDHVVEVVKRTRTHPALELGASPRAGIALVKGARARALIHGRHYVIPEDLFALAEDVLLHRIRLSYEALAEGLTGPDVLREILGPLGGRAAAPEAALANGHAH; this is encoded by the coding sequence ATGAATCCAGAAGCTCCCGCGCCGTCTGAACAGGGCGATGATGCCTCGATCGATTCTGAATGCCTGAATTTCATCAGGGACGTGCGCCAGCGCGTGGGGACGGTCGTCGTCGGGCAGGACGTCGTGGTCGAGCGGCTGTTGATCTCGCTCTTCACTGGCGGCCATCTGCTGCTGCAGGGCGTGCCGGGGCTCGCGAAGACGCTGCTGGTCTCAACCCTTTCCCGGACGATCGACCTCCACTTCGCCCGAATCCAGTTCACCGTCGACCTGCTCCCCTCCGACATCGTCGGCTCCGAGATCCTCGACCAGCGGACCAACGATTTCCGCATCCACAAGGGGCCGATCTTCACCAACCTTCTCCTCGCGGACGAGATCAACCGCGCCGCGCCGAAGGTCCAGAGCGCCTTGCTGGAGGCCATGCAGGAGCGGAAGGTGACCATCGGCAATGAGACCTTCCGCCTGCCGACGCCCTTCCTGGTTATCGCGACTCAGAACCCAATCGAGCAGAGCGGGACGTTCGAACTCCCCGAGGCGCAGCTCGACCGCTTCATGCTCTGCCACCGCCTGGACTATCCGACGCCCGAGGAGGAGAAGGAAGTCCTCAAGCGAAACATCGCTCTGGGCGTGCGCCGGGAGGATCGCGGGGCCGTGGCTCGCACCGAGTTCGACGTGCTGGATGGGGGGCCGGTCGCGACGACAGAGGCCCTGGTCCGGGTGATGGAGGCCGTCCACAAGGTCTACGTCAGCGACACGTTCACGGATCACGTTGTTGAGGTGGTCAAGCGGACGCGGACGCACCCGGCCCTGGAACTCGGCGCCAGCCCCCGAGCCGGCATCGCCCTGGTGAAGGGAGCCCGTGCGCGGGCCCTGATCCACGGCCGCCACTATGTGATCCCCGAGGACCTTTTCGCCCTGGCGGAGGACGTTCTCCTGCACCGCATCCGGCTGAGTTACGAGGCCCTTGCCGAAGGGCTGACCGGGCCCGACGTCCTCCGCGAAATCCTGGGCCCCCTCGGGGGACGGGCGGCGGCCCCCGAGGCGGCTCTCGCTAACGGCCACGCGCACTAA
- a CDS encoding sugar transferase translates to MDVAVAATALFALWPLLIALAGLVRLTSPGPILFRQRRLGLGGEVFWCYKFRTMSADAEHRLRSDAELRSRFQGSFKLERDPRLTRFGRFLRKTSLDELPQLFQVLTGHMSLIGPRPIVPEELAKYGEHGEKLLTVKPGLGGYWQANRTGATTYEERVRMDLRYIDERSLLLDVWLILQTFGNAVARRGAC, encoded by the coding sequence ATGGACGTTGCCGTGGCCGCGACGGCCCTCTTCGCCTTGTGGCCCTTGCTGATCGCTCTAGCCGGTCTCGTCAGGTTGACCAGCCCCGGACCGATCCTATTCCGTCAGCGAAGGTTGGGACTTGGGGGCGAGGTTTTTTGGTGCTACAAGTTTCGGACGATGTCGGCCGACGCCGAGCACCGACTGCGATCCGACGCAGAACTTCGGTCTCGATTCCAGGGCTCCTTCAAGCTGGAGCGTGATCCGCGGCTGACCCGATTCGGACGATTCCTCCGGAAGACGAGCCTCGACGAACTTCCTCAACTCTTCCAGGTGTTGACGGGGCACATGAGTCTGATCGGCCCGAGGCCGATCGTGCCTGAGGAACTCGCGAAGTACGGCGAGCATGGAGAGAAGCTGCTGACCGTCAAGCCCGGCTTGGGAGGGTACTGGCAGGCCAATCGCACGGGCGCAACCACCTACGAGGAGCGGGTTCGGATGGATCTTCGATACATCGACGAACGCTCGCTGCTGCTTGACGTTTGGCTCATCCTTCAGACCTTCGGAAACGCCGTTGCGCGTCGCGGAGCCTGTTGA
- a CDS encoding glycosyltransferase family 4 protein, with translation MTCAYNGKDIKILVITHLLLPDSCGGAPIFTDLCHGLAERRMEVTVRCAYPYYPEWTDKSGSNGLRIERESVGALQVERHGMFIPSRPQSIVQRIMYELSFAASLSRSLFRGGKYDAVVVFCPLAGSVAYAALHKLVHGTPVLLNVQDLPADAAAAGGVAKSRVVRGLLRFAQRILFNRADAWRTISPVMLEQLSGLSRRRQPLYLIPDWLHPTMAETIRCLPPKSAGSTGRPLRLFYSGNIGGKQGLLDFCKILQQCDADFEFRINGCGGAAAQVHEWVASTQDPRFEFGPLVDEPGFVRNLHEADLFVITEKPDKRASFFPSKSIPAMSSGTPILAVCSPDSPLGIEMHRHDVGPWFSWDDCDRVGGFLTSLSASPERLDHWRFNALKRSENYQREACLDRFEGAIRELVRAQAAHPVAAGLPRPTAVENV, from the coding sequence ATGACGTGCGCATACAACGGTAAAGACATAAAGATTTTAGTAATCACGCATTTGCTACTGCCTGATTCGTGCGGCGGGGCGCCGATTTTCACGGACCTTTGCCACGGCCTGGCCGAGCGTCGGATGGAGGTGACGGTTCGTTGCGCCTACCCTTACTACCCCGAGTGGACCGACAAAAGCGGTTCCAACGGCCTTCGGATTGAGCGGGAGAGCGTGGGCGCTCTCCAAGTCGAGCGGCACGGCATGTTCATCCCAAGCCGGCCGCAATCGATCGTCCAGCGAATAATGTATGAATTGTCCTTCGCGGCCTCGCTGAGCCGTTCATTGTTCCGCGGCGGCAAGTACGACGCCGTCGTCGTCTTCTGCCCGCTGGCGGGCAGCGTCGCTTATGCCGCGTTGCACAAACTGGTCCATGGAACGCCCGTCCTCCTGAACGTCCAGGATTTGCCGGCGGATGCCGCAGCTGCCGGAGGGGTCGCGAAAAGCCGAGTCGTTCGCGGTCTACTCCGGTTCGCCCAGCGAATCCTGTTCAACCGCGCCGACGCCTGGCGCACGATCTCGCCGGTGATGCTGGAGCAGCTCAGTGGTCTGAGCCGACGTCGACAGCCGCTTTACCTGATCCCAGACTGGCTCCATCCGACGATGGCCGAAACGATCCGCTGCCTCCCGCCCAAGTCCGCGGGGTCCACCGGGCGACCGCTTAGGCTCTTCTATTCAGGGAATATCGGAGGCAAGCAGGGGCTCTTGGATTTCTGCAAGATCCTCCAGCAGTGTGACGCCGACTTCGAATTTCGGATCAACGGGTGCGGCGGCGCTGCCGCCCAGGTCCACGAGTGGGTCGCCTCGACGCAGGATCCCCGCTTCGAGTTCGGGCCGCTCGTGGACGAGCCGGGCTTCGTCCGCAATCTCCACGAGGCCGACCTGTTCGTGATCACCGAGAAGCCCGACAAGCGCGCCTCCTTCTTCCCGAGCAAATCGATCCCGGCCATGTCGTCTGGGACGCCGATCCTCGCCGTCTGCAGCCCAGACAGCCCATTGGGAATCGAGATGCATCGCCACGACGTCGGCCCCTGGTTCTCCTGGGACGACTGCGACCGGGTCGGCGGATTTCTGACTTCGCTCTCAGCCTCGCCGGAGCGGCTCGACCATTGGCGCTTCAACGCTCTGAAGCGTTCGGAGAACTACCAGCGCGAAGCCTGTCTCGATCGTTTCGAGGGGGCGATCCGCGAACTCGTCCGAGCCCAGGCCGCACACCCGGTCGCCGCCGGTCTCCCCCGTCCGACCGCGGTCGAAAACGTATGA
- a CDS encoding NAD-dependent epimerase/dehydratase family protein — MRVLVTGGAGYVGSALVPMLLQRGHKVRVYDLLKFGGNGLLPCCQDSRFELIKGDVTDAVGVKKALEGVDAVVHLAAIVGYPACKKEPQLAVSTNVDGTRNVLEQRKPDQKVVFASTGSIYGSVPDYVCNEYTPRAPITLYGETKAKAEQMVLEAGNSVAYRYATAFGVSNRMRLDLMPNDFTYQAVKNRNLIVYQGGFKRTFVHVRDMARSILFALDNWDAMKDDVYNVGHESMNFTKEDVARQILKHVDYYLHFAEVGSDADQRNYEVSYEKIRGKGFETTIDLGHGIAELVQAARLIDFQNPFANV, encoded by the coding sequence ATGCGAGTTCTCGTCACAGGCGGGGCCGGCTACGTCGGCTCAGCCCTTGTTCCCATGCTTCTCCAACGCGGCCACAAGGTCCGGGTCTATGACCTGCTCAAGTTCGGCGGGAACGGCCTCCTACCTTGCTGCCAGGACTCTCGATTCGAACTGATCAAGGGTGACGTCACCGACGCGGTCGGCGTCAAGAAGGCCCTTGAAGGCGTCGATGCGGTCGTCCATCTCGCTGCGATCGTCGGCTATCCCGCCTGCAAGAAGGAGCCCCAACTCGCCGTCTCCACGAACGTCGACGGGACGAGGAACGTGCTCGAACAGCGCAAGCCCGACCAGAAGGTCGTCTTCGCTTCGACCGGCAGCATTTACGGATCAGTCCCGGACTACGTCTGCAACGAATACACTCCCCGCGCTCCAATCACGCTGTACGGCGAGACCAAGGCTAAGGCCGAGCAAATGGTCCTGGAGGCCGGCAATAGCGTGGCGTACCGTTATGCAACGGCCTTCGGGGTGAGCAACCGGATGCGGCTCGACCTTATGCCGAACGACTTCACCTACCAGGCTGTCAAGAACCGCAATCTCATCGTCTACCAGGGCGGATTCAAGCGGACCTTCGTCCACGTCCGTGACATGGCTCGATCGATCCTCTTCGCGCTCGACAACTGGGACGCGATGAAGGACGACGTATACAACGTTGGGCACGAATCCATGAACTTCACCAAGGAGGACGTCGCTCGCCAGATCCTCAAGCACGTCGACTATTACCTCCACTTCGCCGAGGTGGGGAGCGACGCCGATCAACGCAACTACGAGGTGAGCTACGAAAAAATCCGCGGCAAAGGTTTCGAGACGACGATCGACCTGGGCCACGGGATCGCCGAACTCGTCCAGGCGGCCCGCCTGATCGACTTCCAAAACCCATTCGCGAACGTCTGA
- a CDS encoding NAD-dependent epimerase/dehydratase family protein → MQSFWSNKRVTVTGGAGFLGRHLVSRLEGYGAQVYVPRRRDYDLTTLDASLRCLLEHPCDVLFHAAAYYGGIGINQTQPATLYYTNLVMGANLMEAARLAKVGKFIAIGTACSYPGYLEGLLNEEDLWAGPCHASVVNYGLTKKMMAVQGLAYKRQYGLDSIHLILTNLYGPGDSYNPDRSHVVAALVRKFVEAEQAGAPSVEIWGTGKPVREFIYVEDCAEAILLAAEHYSDVATPLNIGTGVGTSIKELAEAVHAASGFRGKLTWSVDKPDGAAFKVLDISRMKSALEGWSAPTGLADGLGKTIAWYRANKAQADEKW, encoded by the coding sequence ATGCAGAGTTTCTGGTCCAACAAGAGAGTGACCGTTACGGGAGGGGCGGGCTTTCTGGGGCGACACCTGGTGAGTCGGCTCGAGGGCTATGGCGCTCAAGTTTACGTACCACGTCGTCGCGACTACGACCTGACGACCCTCGACGCGTCGCTCCGGTGCCTGTTGGAACACCCCTGCGACGTGCTCTTCCATGCGGCCGCATACTACGGCGGGATCGGCATCAACCAGACCCAGCCTGCAACGCTCTACTACACCAACCTCGTCATGGGCGCGAACCTCATGGAGGCCGCGCGCCTGGCGAAGGTTGGAAAGTTCATCGCGATCGGGACGGCATGCAGCTACCCGGGGTATCTTGAAGGCCTCCTGAATGAGGAGGACCTTTGGGCTGGCCCCTGTCATGCGAGCGTCGTTAATTACGGCCTGACGAAGAAGATGATGGCCGTGCAGGGGTTGGCCTATAAGAGGCAATACGGGCTCGATTCCATCCACCTCATCCTGACGAACCTCTACGGCCCGGGAGACAGCTACAACCCTGACAGATCCCACGTCGTCGCGGCCTTGGTCCGTAAGTTCGTCGAAGCGGAGCAGGCGGGCGCGCCAAGCGTCGAGATTTGGGGCACGGGCAAGCCGGTCCGAGAGTTCATCTACGTCGAGGATTGCGCGGAGGCGATCCTCCTGGCGGCGGAGCACTACTCGGACGTCGCGACGCCCTTGAACATCGGCACCGGCGTCGGGACCTCGATCAAGGAGCTTGCCGAGGCCGTCCACGCGGCCTCCGGCTTCCGCGGCAAGCTCACCTGGAGCGTCGACAAGCCAGATGGAGCGGCATTCAAGGTTCTGGACATCTCCCGGATGAAATCGGCTCTGGAAGGTTGGTCGGCGCCGACGGGGCTCGCGGACGGACTTGGGAAGACGATCGCCTGGTACAGGGCTAATAAGGCCCAGGCGGATGAAAAATGGTGA
- a CDS encoding DapH/DapD/GlmU-related protein, whose translation MVNAGVSHPEIANGVHQTEATAARPPIRLSKLPKNLSPRTKPVWFEAVWMLTEALLVSNPLQISSGLRVAVLRLFGAKIGVETLIRDVRVKYPWKLEVGDRCWIGERVWFHNQDHLTIGCDSVVSQETFITTGSHDIAETMHLVTKPVRIGDGVWITSRCIVQMGVTIGDNAIVTPGSVVHRSLASGGIYGGNPATFKRNRWVENPERDLVSQMGNPEAAPL comes from the coding sequence ATGGTGAACGCCGGCGTTTCGCATCCGGAGATTGCAAACGGGGTCCATCAGACCGAAGCTACCGCGGCGCGCCCCCCGATCCGGTTGAGCAAGCTGCCGAAGAATCTATCCCCGCGCACCAAGCCCGTCTGGTTTGAGGCCGTCTGGATGCTTACCGAGGCTTTGCTCGTTAGCAATCCCCTGCAGATCTCCTCAGGACTGAGGGTGGCCGTACTCCGCCTCTTCGGAGCGAAAATCGGCGTCGAGACGCTGATCAGAGACGTCCGAGTCAAATATCCGTGGAAGTTGGAGGTCGGCGATCGTTGCTGGATCGGCGAGCGAGTTTGGTTTCACAACCAGGACCATTTGACCATAGGCTGCGATTCGGTTGTCTCCCAAGAGACGTTCATCACGACGGGATCGCACGACATCGCGGAGACGATGCATCTCGTCACGAAGCCGGTTCGCATTGGCGACGGAGTCTGGATCACGTCGCGTTGCATCGTGCAGATGGGCGTGACCATCGGCGACAACGCGATCGTGACGCCAGGCAGCGTCGTCCATCGATCCTTGGCGTCAGGTGGAATCTACGGCGGAAACCCGGCGACCTTCAAACGGAATCGCTGGGTCGAAAACCCCGAACGAGACCTCGTCAGTCAAATGGGAAATCCCGAGGCCGCCCCCTTATGA